Proteins encoded together in one Halalkaliarchaeum sp. AArc-CO window:
- a CDS encoding PGF-CTERM sorting domain-containing protein, translated as MDVPDNVTEPFLLAYGAAPVYMGEWQDADRDVMIEEVLRLDPDMISNQHLFGRLPPFDGGVGRRTRAGGMLTHRYGSSASGGIHPITPVETVDDWYDDQPDDERWYHPDGTPVTSVAELAGVGIDGEPWKPPAGPGDDPDAIFPSVFAEGTLKYFTQRGREISQMGFTQLWVDHISFGTSSGLDCSLWADVTFREYLESLPDSTLAEYGIDDVDGFDMRSYLQTNDLMPDDVEVPAVDPVYRERRKLQHRTAKRLFDRFFEDAREDLPAEIEAAGSTNLGVQFGLQSHVLRPASVYLSDVFDEILLETSPAIPPEELSDVSIKIARASGRFEKAVRVFHTIWHEQPEAEGFDSTEYYPTLLEFHVAQSYAHGAVHQIQLTSGPDESYDWRIDTWMREDGTIGDRLHRFVDFLRSHRRFLSNGREQHRTAIVVSLPTLLWEDAPEWGTPRSHRNAVHGTGRLLREAQLPFDVVILDDPELWAAPEQTAALQTYDQVVLPSVECVSDDHVAALEEALAAGTSVLVAGGAPTRSAAFEPREDLQATLESASNATVVDDDVSADGNGVGAQAVRDQLAAFDPGVELDSDARISLTRMAVSDGTERETGAADDDGSGADSDTAEFVVVHLLNYAYDRDTDAMRSREAVKVTVRDLPFSPAAASYYTVDGSTALEIDGDADEVSVTVPTLDVWGFLVFAESDAALRPATDEAAARTTINEAREAVETAVTDDREELLEAASATLHNAEQAFAFEQYDVAKERATAAIDWADRAYRTPVIGIDQAHNQPSHPDFEWDDGGGSFAAFADAFPEYEVRPVPEWNHETLEELDLLFVPPALGDALYEFTETELDAVESFVTNGGGLVVEGFAGMPEDISELTSVYGFNFDRAEIGRPEGERIEAAIEPSRLTWMFTGSRPRTVLTDIGDAHVWARLPEDTGAWLNRTHGPVHDREPDDEDAAGAPVGVAVSHGEGFVVGAGYLLASQVEFGSDEWALVVNLVALQGLLSRTSGDVTGDESDDGVIDENGGHADDEDDGEATDDDERIENEDTETDTESPGFGIGAGIAGVGGAAYLLRKRLSDEDRE; from the coding sequence ATGGACGTCCCGGACAACGTCACCGAGCCGTTCCTACTCGCGTACGGTGCTGCGCCCGTCTATATGGGCGAATGGCAGGACGCTGATCGGGACGTCATGATCGAGGAGGTGTTACGTCTCGATCCGGATATGATCTCCAACCAGCATCTGTTCGGACGCTTGCCACCGTTCGACGGTGGGGTCGGCAGGCGTACACGAGCAGGCGGAATGCTCACTCATCGCTACGGGTCCTCGGCATCGGGTGGGATTCATCCAATCACGCCCGTCGAAACCGTCGACGACTGGTACGACGACCAGCCCGACGACGAGCGGTGGTACCATCCCGACGGCACACCGGTCACGAGTGTTGCAGAACTTGCAGGCGTGGGGATCGATGGAGAGCCCTGGAAGCCACCCGCCGGGCCGGGCGACGATCCAGACGCGATTTTTCCGTCAGTATTCGCGGAGGGCACACTGAAGTACTTCACCCAGCGGGGACGGGAGATCTCCCAAATGGGGTTCACACAGCTCTGGGTCGATCACATCTCGTTCGGTACTAGCTCGGGCCTCGACTGCTCTCTCTGGGCGGACGTCACGTTCCGGGAGTACCTCGAGTCACTCCCGGACAGTACTCTCGCGGAGTATGGCATCGACGATGTCGACGGATTCGATATGCGATCGTATCTCCAGACGAACGACCTGATGCCCGACGATGTCGAGGTTCCCGCCGTCGATCCCGTGTACCGCGAACGGCGAAAGCTCCAGCACCGAACCGCCAAGCGACTCTTCGATCGGTTTTTCGAGGACGCCAGAGAAGACTTGCCAGCCGAGATCGAGGCGGCAGGTTCGACGAATCTGGGAGTACAGTTCGGATTACAGAGCCACGTTTTGCGACCGGCGTCGGTGTATCTGAGCGACGTCTTCGATGAGATCCTGCTGGAGACCTCACCTGCGATTCCGCCCGAAGAGCTGTCGGACGTCTCGATCAAGATCGCGCGAGCGTCCGGGCGGTTCGAGAAGGCAGTCAGAGTGTTTCACACAATTTGGCACGAACAACCCGAGGCCGAGGGATTCGACAGCACCGAGTATTACCCGACGCTGCTCGAGTTTCACGTCGCCCAGTCGTACGCTCACGGCGCAGTCCACCAGATCCAGTTAACCAGCGGCCCGGACGAGTCCTACGACTGGCGGATCGACACCTGGATGCGCGAAGACGGCACTATCGGGGATCGTCTCCATCGGTTCGTCGATTTCCTCCGATCCCATCGTCGGTTCCTGAGCAACGGTCGAGAGCAGCATCGGACGGCGATCGTCGTCTCGCTACCGACGTTGCTGTGGGAGGACGCCCCGGAATGGGGAACTCCCCGTAGTCACCGAAACGCGGTCCACGGCACCGGTCGGCTCCTCCGAGAGGCACAACTGCCCTTCGATGTCGTCATCCTCGACGATCCGGAGTTGTGGGCGGCGCCAGAGCAGACCGCGGCGCTCCAGACGTACGACCAGGTGGTGCTGCCGAGTGTTGAGTGTGTGTCGGACGATCACGTGGCGGCACTCGAGGAGGCACTTGCGGCCGGCACGTCTGTACTCGTCGCCGGTGGGGCACCCACCCGGAGTGCCGCGTTTGAACCCCGCGAGGATCTACAGGCAACCCTCGAATCGGCCTCGAACGCGACGGTCGTCGACGATGACGTGTCAGCCGACGGAAACGGGGTGGGTGCACAGGCAGTTCGGGACCAGTTGGCAGCGTTCGATCCGGGCGTGGAACTCGATAGTGACGCCCGAATCAGTCTCACTCGGATGGCGGTCAGCGATGGGACAGAACGCGAGACCGGTGCAGCTGACGACGATGGGAGTGGTGCCGACAGCGACACCGCCGAATTCGTCGTCGTCCATCTCCTCAACTACGCCTACGACCGGGACACCGACGCGATGCGATCCCGCGAAGCCGTCAAGGTGACCGTTCGTGACCTGCCGTTCTCGCCGGCTGCGGCGTCTTACTACACGGTCGACGGGTCGACCGCCCTCGAAATCGACGGGGATGCAGACGAGGTATCGGTGACGGTCCCGACGCTGGACGTGTGGGGATTCCTTGTCTTCGCGGAGTCGGACGCTGCCTTGCGACCCGCCACGGACGAGGCGGCGGCGCGGACGACGATCAATGAAGCTCGGGAGGCCGTCGAGACGGCAGTGACGGACGATCGAGAGGAGTTGCTGGAGGCTGCATCCGCGACACTGCACAACGCAGAACAGGCCTTCGCGTTCGAACAGTACGACGTCGCAAAGGAGCGTGCGACGGCGGCGATCGACTGGGCAGACCGGGCTTACCGGACGCCGGTGATCGGGATCGATCAGGCCCACAACCAGCCATCACATCCCGATTTCGAGTGGGACGACGGTGGGGGATCGTTCGCAGCGTTCGCGGACGCATTCCCGGAGTACGAGGTGCGGCCAGTACCCGAGTGGAATCACGAAACGCTCGAGGAACTGGATCTGTTGTTCGTGCCGCCTGCACTCGGAGACGCCCTATACGAATTTACCGAAACGGAGCTGGATGCCGTCGAGTCGTTCGTCACAAACGGGGGTGGACTCGTGGTCGAAGGTTTCGCGGGTATGCCCGAAGACATTAGCGAGTTGACGTCCGTTTACGGGTTTAACTTCGATCGTGCCGAAATCGGTCGTCCCGAAGGGGAACGCATCGAGGCGGCGATCGAGCCCTCGAGGCTGACGTGGATGTTCACCGGTTCTCGACCCCGGACAGTTCTGACGGATATCGGCGACGCCCACGTGTGGGCCCGTCTGCCGGAAGACACCGGGGCGTGGTTGAACCGCACTCATGGACCGGTCCACGATCGGGAACCGGACGACGAGGATGCGGCCGGCGCACCCGTGGGTGTGGCAGTTTCACACGGCGAAGGGTTTGTGGTCGGCGCGGGGTATCTCCTCGCCAGCCAAGTCGAGTTCGGATCAGACGAGTGGGCGCTCGTCGTCAACCTCGTAGCACTCCAGGGTCTGCTCTCACGCACGTCCGGGGACGTGACAGGCGACGAGTCGGACGATGGGGTGATCGACGAGAATGGAGGACACGCAGATGACGAGGATGACGGAGAGGCGACTGACGACGACGAGAGGATCGAGAACGAGGACACGGAGACGGACACGGAATCGCCCGGATTCGGTATCGGGGCGGGGATCGCGGGAGTCGGTGGCGCGGCGTACCTGTTGAGGAAGCGGCTTTCGGACGAAGACCGGGAGTGA
- a CDS encoding DUF2080 family transposase-associated protein, translating into MGDRYEIEGEEIVEREVKPFGSGGAHVTAPKDWIGATVKLVRTTKPDHDDD; encoded by the coding sequence ATGGGAGATCGGTACGAAATCGAAGGAGAAGAAATCGTTGAACGCGAAGTCAAGCCGTTCGGGAGTGGCGGCGCACACGTCACCGCCCCAAAAGACTGGATCGGCGCAACCGTCAAACTCGTCCGGACGACAAAACCAGACCACGACGACGACTAA
- a CDS encoding transposase — translation MQLTEQFHIPDEHHEACDRLTTLVQQHTQRLLDTEYWTDTHLDAISDHTGQSYTYIRDDDSDAFEDVEEYVYSRFKRCVYHRVTHILDAHTDEYQAFQFVTDTVAERKIRRIGWHRLRQRLFDENSPYINWRVLESVVEQLNTYYDQHGHFPEKYTELVETPEPNGTLPYAPDKGDYHIHELAVEDDELRLVLNAPDSLSPESYHDWTNHELRFPTHSRVNEMLEAGDVKAPTLHASEHGYTLDVPVSVPEQETETVADRVLAVDLGVKKQATAVVLDTGDETHEQVTPPQFIDHPAKDKLFRVKADAEGINDRLAELRRQGKAHTERFDHLLCEYRQTRRKERRLREQIQHDVANQLVWAAAENGCETIVFESLGQFDADDTSGAVAWSISSWARGELLDHVEYKAGLLGIEFATVNPWGTSRYCPRCGERGETVNAPNDHTECRHGGHFHCPGCGYECDRDVVGAVNVGRKHIDACKMETANPAEYISTGNHASFPSRHAGCARSAGVQSATDQQDQASGRQTRLSQHRARSLTVKPGEGDMGGLHRNRGSNTGQRRPRRSVTQSVLASTTDCG, via the coding sequence ATGCAACTCACCGAACAGTTCCACATCCCCGACGAGCATCACGAGGCTTGCGACCGCCTCACCACACTCGTCCAGCAACACACACAGCGCCTCCTCGACACTGAATACTGGACTGACACGCATCTCGACGCTATCAGCGACCACACAGGCCAGTCCTACACCTACATCCGCGACGACGACTCTGACGCCTTCGAAGACGTTGAAGAGTACGTCTACAGTCGATTCAAACGATGTGTCTACCACCGCGTCACGCACATCCTCGACGCCCACACCGACGAGTATCAGGCGTTCCAGTTCGTGACCGACACCGTTGCCGAGCGCAAGATTCGACGCATCGGCTGGCACAGACTCCGCCAACGGTTGTTCGATGAAAACTCACCATACATCAACTGGCGCGTACTGGAGTCTGTCGTCGAGCAACTCAACACCTACTACGACCAGCACGGACACTTCCCCGAAAAGTACACGGAACTCGTCGAGACGCCCGAACCCAACGGCACACTACCCTACGCACCCGATAAGGGCGATTACCACATCCACGAACTAGCAGTCGAAGACGATGAACTCCGCCTCGTGCTGAACGCGCCAGACTCGCTTTCACCGGAGAGCTACCACGACTGGACGAACCACGAACTCCGCTTCCCGACCCATTCCCGAGTTAACGAGATGCTCGAAGCGGGAGACGTGAAAGCCCCAACATTGCACGCTTCCGAGCATGGCTACACCCTCGACGTGCCTGTTTCTGTGCCCGAGCAGGAAACAGAGACAGTTGCCGACCGCGTGTTAGCGGTCGATCTCGGCGTCAAGAAACAGGCCACGGCGGTCGTTCTTGACACCGGCGACGAGACACACGAGCAGGTGACGCCGCCACAGTTCATCGACCATCCAGCGAAGGACAAACTGTTCCGGGTGAAAGCCGACGCCGAAGGCATCAACGACCGCCTCGCAGAACTCCGCAGACAGGGGAAAGCACACACGGAACGGTTCGATCACTTGCTCTGTGAGTACCGCCAGACGCGGCGAAAAGAACGCCGCCTTCGTGAGCAAATTCAACACGACGTGGCGAACCAGTTGGTGTGGGCAGCCGCCGAGAACGGCTGTGAAACCATCGTGTTCGAGTCCCTCGGCCAGTTTGACGCAGACGATACAAGTGGGGCAGTCGCGTGGTCGATTTCCTCGTGGGCACGGGGAGAACTGCTCGACCACGTCGAGTACAAGGCCGGGTTGCTCGGAATCGAGTTTGCGACGGTGAATCCGTGGGGCACTTCGCGGTACTGTCCGCGATGCGGTGAGCGTGGAGAGACGGTAAACGCACCGAACGATCACACGGAGTGTCGTCACGGTGGACATTTCCACTGCCCCGGGTGTGGCTACGAGTGTGATCGTGACGTGGTTGGGGCGGTGAACGTCGGACGGAAACACATCGATGCGTGCAAGATGGAGACGGCGAACCCCGCTGAGTATATCTCGACGGGGAACCACGCCAGCTTTCCATCACGCCACGCGGGGTGTGCCCGTTCTGCTGGCGTTCAGTCCGCGACCGACCAACAGGATCAGGCGAGCGGTCGTCAGACCCGCCTCTCTCAGCACCGTGCCCGGTCACTCACGGTGAAACCGGGTGAGGGAGACATGGGTGGACTGCACAGAAATCGCGGTAGTAACACGGGTCAGCGGCGACCCAGACGTAGTGTGACACAATCTGTCCTCGCCAGTACTACTGATTGTGGGTGA
- a CDS encoding helix-turn-helix domain-containing protein: MSDTESRGDVPPDSTAPVDRAELRARMARALARGGLPGVQVISWESAEEVLTPRRREIIETLREREVESVRGLARELGRDKGQVSRDLGVLAEHGIVRYERVGNAKRPRLTQEHVVVEPIV, from the coding sequence ATGTCTGACACGGAGTCACGAGGGGACGTCCCGCCGGACTCGACGGCCCCAGTCGATCGCGCGGAGCTCCGAGCCCGCATGGCTCGGGCGCTCGCTCGCGGGGGGCTGCCGGGCGTGCAGGTCATCAGCTGGGAGAGCGCCGAGGAGGTTCTCACTCCCCGTCGCCGGGAGATCATCGAGACCCTCCGGGAGCGGGAGGTCGAGTCGGTACGGGGTCTCGCGCGCGAACTCGGGCGCGACAAGGGGCAGGTCAGTCGTGACCTGGGCGTGCTAGCAGAGCACGGAATCGTTCGGTACGAGCGGGTCGGGAACGCGAAACGTCCGCGGCTCACGCAGGAGCACGTGGTCGTCGAGCCGATCGTCTGA
- a CDS encoding helix-turn-helix domain-containing protein produces the protein MEYVDETAAKITLAVRPGDSIRRISGKIDGSYSWVYEWIERLEGAGILRRDDGVYVENYEVRDRYRDVVAALSRSIPPSIDDGYVIPHFAGMPFAYTKIDGVYVWTHGGYQIARGHDDYPIFLRVTDRDLQRWTAFFDEFGVPHSVEDRLDSSEHDGTVSYVLFPTTGDLTREWVDGNPVVPLEETIDHMMRYRVNYEPALEMIADEYDREIDASHEDPRVNA, from the coding sequence ATGGAGTACGTCGACGAGACCGCGGCGAAGATCACCTTGGCGGTCCGACCGGGTGATTCGATCCGCCGGATCTCCGGGAAGATCGACGGTTCCTACTCGTGGGTTTACGAGTGGATCGAACGGCTGGAGGGGGCGGGGATTCTCCGGCGTGACGACGGCGTCTACGTCGAGAATTACGAGGTCAGGGATCGCTACCGTGACGTCGTCGCGGCGCTGTCTCGATCGATCCCGCCGTCGATCGACGACGGGTACGTCATCCCGCACTTCGCCGGAATGCCGTTCGCGTACACGAAAATCGACGGCGTCTACGTCTGGACCCACGGTGGCTATCAGATCGCCCGCGGCCACGACGACTATCCCATCTTCCTCCGGGTCACAGACCGGGATCTACAGCGGTGGACGGCGTTCTTCGACGAGTTCGGGGTCCCCCACTCTGTCGAAGACCGGCTGGATTCGTCCGAACACGACGGGACAGTCTCGTACGTTCTGTTTCCCACGACGGGGGACCTCACCCGCGAGTGGGTCGACGGCAACCCGGTCGTTCCGCTGGAGGAGACGATCGACCACATGATGAGGTACCGGGTGAACTACGAGCCGGCGCTGGAGATGATCGCCGACGAGTACGACCGCGAAATCGACGCCTCCCACGAGGATCCTCGCGTGAACGCATGA
- a CDS encoding DUF433 domain-containing protein has product MTRIVRTDDVLGGEPRIEGTRIGVRHVAARAVDAGQPPAHVADQLGISLSEVYEALSYYYANLEELREFERANEAAFDRVENESLEPKERVQ; this is encoded by the coding sequence ATGACGCGCATCGTCCGGACCGACGACGTCCTCGGCGGGGAGCCCCGCATCGAGGGCACCCGGATCGGCGTCCGTCACGTCGCCGCGCGGGCGGTCGACGCCGGGCAGCCGCCGGCCCACGTGGCCGACCAGCTCGGGATTTCCCTCTCGGAGGTGTACGAGGCGCTTTCGTATTACTACGCGAACCTCGAGGAACTCCGCGAGTTCGAGCGAGCGAACGAGGCCGCCTTCGACCGCGTCGAGAACGAGTCGCTGGAGCCGAAAGAGCGGGTCCAGTGA
- a CDS encoding DUF5615 family PIN-like protein has translation MKWCAERRIVLLSNNAKDFEPLHRELTHAGIVLYREQDLPDRDPDGLGRALDEVFAQYGADGLENEIVDLGDWYDWFHQ, from the coding sequence CTGAAGTGGTGTGCCGAACGCAGGATCGTGTTGCTCTCGAACAACGCGAAGGACTTCGAGCCGCTCCATCGAGAACTCACCCACGCCGGAATCGTTCTGTATCGCGAACAGGATCTTCCCGACCGCGACCCCGATGGGCTGGGTCGGGCCCTCGACGAGGTGTTCGCACAGTACGGAGCTGACGGCCTCGAAAACGAGATCGTCGACCTCGGAGACTGGTACGACTGGTTCCACCAGTGA
- a CDS encoding winged helix-turn-helix domain-containing protein — protein sequence MATREANWDTPLDTGGEAFELLGNARKAWIYTYLRHHPETTIQDIVETLDLPQRTVYEYVDELEAAGFIEQSNDGRPATYTAHEMDLQLISGDVERRITPALVEAIARRTRNEDIDTYVDRHGLDGLSVALEYAREYVDGSVTHHIMAREQEISPLEAGVILDALRPVVED from the coding sequence ATGGCAACGAGAGAAGCGAACTGGGATACTCCGCTCGATACTGGCGGCGAGGCGTTCGAGCTCCTCGGGAACGCTCGCAAAGCATGGATCTATACCTATCTCCGGCATCATCCGGAGACAACGATTCAGGACATCGTCGAAACGCTCGATCTCCCGCAACGAACGGTCTACGAATACGTCGACGAGCTCGAAGCTGCAGGCTTCATCGAGCAGTCGAACGACGGACGTCCGGCGACGTACACGGCTCACGAGATGGACCTCCAGCTGATATCAGGGGACGTCGAACGACGGATCACGCCGGCGTTGGTCGAGGCGATTGCCCGTCGAACGCGGAACGAAGACATCGATACGTACGTCGATCGCCACGGACTGGATGGGCTTTCCGTTGCGCTCGAGTACGCTCGCGAATACGTCGATGGATCGGTCACGCACCACATCATGGCTCGTGAACAAGAGATCTCTCCGCTGGAAGCGGGAGTGATCCTGGATGCACTCCGACCCGTCGTCGAGGATTGA
- a CDS encoding DUF6516 family protein has product MADYETVEEYTRNVGDYVEHVRIRRTCDDQYPSGWDYALHYGTVDGETLLRYDNAHERTNGHERHTPEGVETITVPGMLELLEQFQTEVDGLPP; this is encoded by the coding sequence ATGGCGGACTACGAGACGGTCGAAGAGTACACGCGGAACGTCGGCGATTACGTCGAACACGTTCGCATCCGACGAACGTGCGACGATCAGTATCCCTCTGGGTGGGACTACGCCCTCCACTACGGGACCGTCGACGGCGAAACGCTGCTTCGATACGATAATGCACACGAACGTACGAACGGTCACGAGCGGCACACGCCCGAGGGCGTCGAGACGATCACCGTTCCGGGGATGCTCGAACTTCTCGAGCAATTTCAGACCGAAGTCGACGGCCTCCCACCGTAA
- a CDS encoding nucleotidyltransferase domain-containing protein, with protein MAEGNADGATVDGVDVERIRQYLADADVVFAILFGSRARGTPQESSDVDIALRFPDELSPKERFRRRNRIDADLQEYADGFVDVSDVSQLPLPVAHAALQEGIRLIGDERDVDAYRERIDAEYEETAPARERERREFIDRLAKGEI; from the coding sequence ATGGCGGAAGGGAACGCGGACGGGGCGACGGTCGACGGCGTGGACGTGGAGAGGATTCGCCAGTATCTCGCGGACGCCGACGTGGTCTTCGCGATCCTGTTCGGATCACGGGCTCGGGGCACTCCCCAAGAATCGTCCGACGTCGATATCGCCCTCCGGTTCCCCGATGAACTGTCCCCGAAGGAGCGGTTCCGCCGGCGAAATCGGATCGACGCGGATCTCCAGGAGTACGCCGACGGGTTCGTGGACGTGAGCGACGTCTCCCAGCTCCCGCTTCCGGTCGCCCACGCCGCCCTCCAGGAGGGGATCCGATTGATCGGCGACGAGCGGGACGTCGACGCTTACCGAGAGCGGATCGACGCCGAATACGAGGAGACGGCCCCCGCTCGGGAACGGGAACGGCGGGAATTCATCGACCGACTCGCGAAAGGAGAGATCTAG
- a CDS encoding Fic family protein encodes MPIVVGIFVRIPPMERDDFDEAAPGEIVPTTTSKGTYAAFRPDPLPPAINTEQLITPLAEATQALGRLHGIGPRVGSREILIEPFIRKEALESSQIEGTHATLSDIYAYEAGQKALIDEDRQQGTQEVVNYLHALTHGLDAITAGDPITVELLCEMHDRLLSGVRGDEADPGELRTTQNFIGSTPYIQDARYVPPPPNEIPDLLEDVLEYANHETNLHPLLRIGLIHYQFETIHPFLDGNGRLGRLLISLLLQRDGLLPEPYLYLSSYFNARRSEYVDHLLSVSQHGEWEEWLLFFLRGVQSQADEAHQRANLLVDLREDYQQHYQSERSENILELVMRLFEDPYLDVNTAADWLDVEYSTANRLIGQLENDGILEELTGKDRNRFYRASEVFQIINKPIDHL; translated from the coding sequence ATGCCAATAGTGGTGGGCATATTCGTAAGGATACCACCAATGGAGCGAGATGACTTCGACGAGGCAGCGCCCGGTGAGATTGTTCCCACGACGACATCGAAGGGGACGTATGCGGCGTTTCGACCTGATCCGCTTCCGCCCGCAATCAATACTGAACAGCTCATTACGCCGCTAGCGGAGGCGACACAGGCACTCGGTCGGCTCCATGGCATTGGTCCACGTGTCGGCTCGAGAGAAATCCTTATCGAGCCGTTCATCCGAAAAGAAGCGCTGGAATCCTCCCAAATCGAGGGGACACATGCTACGCTATCGGACATCTACGCCTATGAGGCCGGACAAAAAGCTCTCATCGACGAAGACAGACAGCAGGGTACCCAAGAAGTCGTGAACTATCTGCACGCGCTGACGCACGGGTTGGATGCGATCACAGCTGGCGATCCAATCACCGTCGAATTGCTATGCGAGATGCACGACCGGTTGCTTTCGGGTGTCCGTGGGGACGAGGCTGACCCAGGAGAACTCCGTACGACTCAGAACTTCATCGGCAGTACGCCATACATCCAAGACGCCAGGTACGTGCCGCCGCCACCGAACGAGATCCCCGACCTTCTCGAAGACGTGCTCGAGTATGCGAACCACGAGACGAATCTGCATCCACTTCTCCGAATCGGGCTGATCCACTACCAGTTCGAGACGATTCACCCGTTTCTCGATGGGAACGGACGACTCGGGCGGCTATTGATCAGTCTCCTTCTGCAACGTGACGGTCTCTTGCCGGAGCCGTATCTCTACTTGAGTTCCTATTTCAACGCACGACGGTCGGAGTACGTTGATCATCTCTTGTCAGTCAGTCAGCACGGTGAATGGGAGGAGTGGCTCCTGTTTTTCCTGCGTGGCGTGCAGTCGCAAGCAGATGAGGCCCACCAGCGGGCCAACCTGCTGGTCGACCTCCGAGAAGACTATCAACAGCACTATCAGAGCGAGCGGTCCGAGAATATCCTCGAACTGGTGATGCGGCTCTTCGAAGATCCGTACTTGGACGTGAACACAGCAGCCGACTGGTTGGATGTCGAATACAGCACAGCCAACCGACTGATCGGACAGCTCGAAAATGACGGCATACTCGAAGAACTCACCGGGAAAGACCGGAATCGGTTCTACCGGGCGAGCGAAGTCTTCCAGATCATCAACAAGCCGATCGACCACCTCTGA
- a CDS encoding type II toxin-antitoxin system RelE/ParE family toxin gives MKVDDEWTFSPRAADQFERLDPHVQDRIVSKLRVGQYRLACVLDRDGSVLEVHRIEHRSGAYTADD, from the coding sequence TTGAAGGTGGACGACGAGTGGACGTTCTCCCCGCGTGCCGCAGACCAGTTCGAGCGCCTGGATCCACACGTTCAGGATCGTATCGTCTCGAAACTCCGGGTCGGACAGTACCGGCTGGCTTGCGTTCTGGATCGCGACGGGTCGGTTCTCGAGGTCCATCGAATCGAGCACCGAAGCGGTGCCTACACCGCCGACGATTGA
- a CDS encoding PIN domain-containing protein, whose translation MSDGYVFDTEAIIAFLYNEPGHEAVADLLEEVFTGSANGFLTETNASEVFYLVARFEGVDDVPTDVSLREADRDIRALERQGLVLEAADWRLAAEVKAGGSISLADAYAVALARERDATLVAGADDDFDELPLEVALYRFREDGV comes from the coding sequence ATGAGCGACGGGTACGTCTTCGATACTGAAGCGATCATCGCCTTCCTGTACAACGAACCCGGCCACGAGGCCGTCGCTGATCTTCTCGAAGAGGTCTTCACCGGTAGTGCTAACGGATTCCTCACCGAGACAAACGCGAGTGAAGTGTTCTATCTCGTTGCTCGGTTCGAAGGCGTGGATGACGTTCCGACAGACGTCTCGCTGCGGGAAGCTGACCGAGACATTCGTGCACTCGAACGGCAGGGATTGGTACTCGAAGCGGCTGACTGGCGACTGGCAGCAGAAGTGAAAGCCGGTGGGAGCATCTCACTTGCCGATGCGTACGCCGTTGCGCTCGCCCGCGAACGTGACGCGACGCTCGTCGCCGGGGCTGACGATGACTTCGACGAACTGCCTCTCGAAGTTGCCCTGTACCGGTTCCGGGAAGACGGCGTGTGA
- a CDS encoding AbrB/MazE/SpoVT family DNA-binding domain-containing protein: MASSTNEPRVVRVSQKGQATIPKGLREKFGIETPGEVFVYEEQGRIIIEPVPSPDELHGIHAGEHERGDVLARVRELTDEEKRTEEERAERLRPSEDA; encoded by the coding sequence ATGGCAAGTAGTACAAATGAACCAAGAGTAGTACGCGTGTCTCAGAAGGGGCAGGCCACGATCCCGAAGGGACTGCGAGAGAAGTTCGGGATCGAGACGCCGGGCGAGGTGTTCGTCTACGAAGAGCAGGGGCGCATCATCATCGAGCCGGTGCCGTCGCCGGATGAGCTCCATGGAATCCACGCTGGAGAGCACGAACGCGGCGACGTGCTGGCGCGGGTTCGTGAGCTGACAGACGAAGAAAAGCGCACGGAAGAGGAGCGAGCTGAACGGCTACGCCCGTCCGAGGACGCATGA